One genomic segment of Myxococcota bacterium includes these proteins:
- the prcB gene encoding proteasome subunit beta encodes MRIPNFASGRQGESSVIGPGTSYDGASFSELLQVDYPHLAFDWSRYAGAEPLSVPHGTTVLAFKYSEGVIVAGDRLATEGLRVASRDIQKVYATDDHSMIAIAGAAGPAIEMARIMRIELEHYEKIEGQALELDGKANKLSQMIRANLPAAMQGLAVVPLFAGYDLRRQHGRMWKFDVTGGRYEEAEFESSGSGSLYARESLKKSHNPGATEREALEMAVQALTDAADEDRGTGGIDMLRGIFPTVIFCSQPGIRQADETDIREVYEEMIARRASDHGGAAS; translated from the coding sequence GTGCGGATCCCGAATTTTGCTTCGGGTCGCCAGGGAGAATCCTCGGTCATTGGACCGGGGACGAGTTACGACGGTGCGAGCTTTTCGGAGCTCCTGCAGGTCGACTACCCGCACCTGGCTTTCGACTGGAGTCGGTACGCTGGCGCCGAGCCGCTGAGCGTCCCACACGGGACCACGGTCCTCGCATTCAAGTATTCCGAGGGCGTCATCGTCGCGGGCGACCGCCTGGCGACCGAAGGACTACGCGTCGCGTCCCGCGACATCCAGAAGGTCTACGCCACGGACGATCACTCGATGATCGCGATCGCTGGCGCAGCGGGACCCGCCATCGAGATGGCGCGCATCATGCGCATCGAGCTCGAGCACTACGAGAAGATCGAGGGCCAAGCACTCGAACTCGACGGCAAGGCCAACAAGCTGTCCCAGATGATCCGGGCGAATCTGCCTGCCGCCATGCAGGGCTTGGCGGTGGTGCCGCTCTTCGCGGGCTACGACCTGCGCCGCCAGCACGGGCGCATGTGGAAGTTCGACGTAACGGGCGGGCGCTACGAAGAGGCCGAGTTCGAGTCCTCGGGCTCGGGCAGCCTCTACGCGCGGGAGTCGCTGAAGAAGTCCCACAACCCGGGCGCCACGGAACGCGAGGCGCTCGAGATGGCGGTGCAGGCGCTGACGGACGCGGCCGACGAGGACCGCGGGACGGGCGGCATCGACATGCTCCGCGGGATCTTCCCGACGGTGATCTTCTGCTCCCAGCCCGGCATCCGCCAGGCCGACGAGACGGACATTCGCGAGGTGTACGAAGAGATGATCGCGCGCCGCGCCAGCGACCACGGAGGCGCCGCGTCATGA
- a CDS encoding ubiquitin-like protein Pup, with translation MYGAAEGGQKQAPKKGGGGEEGDGKGDGAQKLAKKGEKLKDEMDALVDEIDEVLEENAEEFVKNYVQRGGE, from the coding sequence ATCTACGGCGCTGCCGAGGGTGGCCAGAAGCAGGCCCCCAAGAAGGGCGGCGGCGGAGAAGAAGGCGACGGCAAGGGTGACGGAGCTCAGAAGCTCGCCAAGAAGGGCGAGAAGCTCAAGGATGAGATGGACGCTCTCGTCGACGAGATCGACGAGGTCCTGGAAGAGAACGCGGAAGAGTTCGTCAAGAACTACGTCCAGCGCGGAGGCGAATAG
- the dop gene encoding depupylase/deamidase Dop yields MAIPKVMGTEVEYGITVKGDPDFDPISSCVLLVNAYREDHAGEILWDYDQENPLADARGFQVDGEKYTPNQQENIARNKTLVNGARYYVDHAHPEYSCPEVTNVRDLVIHEKAGERILEASRREANALLPEGTQMLIYKNNSDRKGNSYGSHENYLMDRRTSFKQIVECLMPFFATRQVYCGAGKIGSENRGTPVDYQISQRADFFETEVALDTMVKRPIINTRDEPHADREKYRRLHVIVGDANLSEYTIYLRNGATALVLAMIEDGAITKDLSLRDPVRAIKEASHDPTCKKALQMEDGSKKSAVEVQFEYLEMALAYTANQSLDPVTKDVLAKWEEALEALRRDPMELHEKVDWVMKKAMIESFMERKSLDWRAPQVEMLDLQYHDLRPEKGLYYLLERQGRAERVVTDEEIVAAIHTPPADTRAYFRGECLKKYGSAVFGVNWDSISFGVDGEPIKRILMAEPLKGTQAHVEDLLENSPTAADLVKNLRA; encoded by the coding sequence ATGGCCATTCCGAAGGTGATGGGGACCGAGGTCGAGTACGGGATCACCGTCAAGGGTGATCCCGACTTCGATCCCATCAGTAGCTGCGTCCTCCTGGTCAACGCGTACCGAGAGGACCACGCAGGTGAGATCCTCTGGGACTACGACCAGGAAAACCCGCTTGCGGACGCGCGTGGTTTCCAGGTGGACGGCGAGAAGTACACGCCGAACCAGCAGGAGAACATCGCGCGCAACAAGACTCTGGTGAACGGGGCGCGCTACTACGTCGATCACGCCCACCCCGAGTACTCGTGCCCCGAGGTGACGAACGTCCGTGATCTCGTGATCCACGAGAAGGCCGGCGAGCGCATCCTGGAGGCCAGCCGCCGCGAAGCGAACGCCCTGCTGCCGGAAGGCACGCAGATGTTGATCTACAAGAACAACAGCGACCGCAAGGGCAACAGCTACGGGTCTCACGAGAACTACTTGATGGACCGTCGCACGTCCTTCAAACAGATCGTCGAATGCCTGATGCCGTTCTTCGCCACCCGCCAGGTCTACTGCGGCGCCGGCAAGATCGGCTCGGAGAATCGCGGCACCCCGGTCGACTACCAGATCTCCCAGCGCGCCGACTTCTTCGAGACCGAAGTCGCCCTCGACACGATGGTCAAGCGACCGATCATCAACACGCGCGACGAACCGCACGCGGACCGCGAGAAGTACCGCCGGCTCCACGTGATCGTCGGCGACGCCAATCTCTCCGAGTACACGATCTATCTCCGCAACGGGGCCACGGCTCTGGTGCTCGCGATGATCGAGGATGGCGCGATCACCAAGGATCTCTCCTTGCGCGACCCCGTTCGCGCGATCAAGGAGGCCTCGCACGACCCCACCTGCAAGAAGGCCCTGCAGATGGAGGATGGCTCGAAGAAGAGCGCGGTCGAGGTGCAGTTCGAGTACCTCGAGATGGCGCTCGCCTACACCGCGAATCAGTCCCTCGATCCGGTGACCAAGGACGTGCTCGCCAAGTGGGAAGAGGCGCTCGAGGCCCTCCGACGCGACCCGATGGAGCTTCACGAGAAGGTCGATTGGGTCATGAAGAAGGCGATGATCGAGAGCTTCATGGAGCGCAAGTCGCTGGATTGGCGCGCGCCCCAGGTCGAGATGCTCGACCTCCAGTACCACGATCTGCGGCCGGAGAAGGGTCTCTACTATCTTCTCGAGCGTCAGGGTCGCGCTGAGCGCGTCGTCACCGACGAGGAGATCGTGGCGGCGATCCATACGCCGCCCGCGGACACCCGGGCCTACTTCCGAGGCGAGTGCCTCAAGAAGTACGGGAGCGCCGTGTTCGGCGTGAACTGGGATTCGATCTCGTTCGGCGTCGATGGCGAGCCCATCAAGCGGATCCTGATGGCCGAACCGCTGAAGGGCACGCAGGCCCACGTCGAAGATCTCCTCGAGAACTCACCGACGGCAGCGGATCTCGTCAAGAATCTGCGCGCCTGA